Proteins encoded within one genomic window of Saccharomyces mikatae IFO 1815 strain IFO1815 genome assembly, chromosome: 15:
- the DED1 gene encoding DEAD-box ATP-dependent RNA helicase DED1 (similar to Saccharomyces cerevisiae DED1 (YOR204W) and DBP1 (YPL119C); ancestral locus Anc_8.614) — protein MAELSEKVQNLSINDNNENGYVPPHLRGKPRSARNNSSNYNNSNGGGYNGGRGGGSFFGNNNRRGGGGYSSGGFFGGNNGGSRSNGRSGGRWVDGKHVPAPRNEKAEIALFGVPEDPNFQSSGINFDNYDDIPVDASGKDVPEPITEFTSPPLDELLLENIKLARFTKPTPVQKYSVPIVANGRDLMACAQTGSGKTGGFLFPVLSESFKTGPSPQPESQGSFYQRKAYPTAVIMAPTRELATQIFDEAKKFTYRSWVKACVVYGGSPIGNQLREIERGCDLLVATPGRLNDLLERGKISLVNVKYLVLDEADRMLDMGFEPQIRHIVEDCDMTPVGDRQTLMFSATFPADIQHLARDFLSDYIFLSVGRVGSTSENITQKVLYVENQDKKSALLDLLSASTDGLTLIFVETKRMADQLTDFLIMQNFRATAIHGDRTQSERERALAAFRSGAASLLVATAVAARGLDIPNVTHVINYDLPSDVDDYVHRIGRTGRAGNTGLATAFFNSENSNLVKGLHEILTEANQEVPSFLKDAMMSAPGSRSNSRRGGFGRNNNRDYRKAGGASAGGWGAPRSRDNSFRGGSGWGSDSKSSGWGNSGGSSNNSSWW, from the coding sequence ATGGCTGAACTGAGTGAAAAAGTGCAAAATTTAAGCATTAACGACAACAATGAAAACGGTTACGTTCCTCCTCACTTGAGAGGAAAACCAAGAAGTGCCAGAAATAACAGCAGCAACTATAATAACAGCAACGGCGGCGGCTACAATGGGGGTCGTGGTGGCGGCAGTTTCTTTGGTAACAACAACCGTCGCGGCGGCGGTGGTTACAGCAGTGGCGGGTTCTTTGGTGGGAACAACGGTGGCAGCAGATCCAACGGCCGTTCTGGTGGTAGATGGGTCGACGGCAAACATGTTCCAGCTCCAAGAAACGAAAAAGCCGAGATTGCTCTATTTGGTGTTCCTGAAGATCCAAACTTCCAATCTTCTGGTATCAACTTTGATAACTACGACGATATTCCAGTGGACGCCTCTGGTAAGGATGTTCCTGAACCAATAACGGAATTTACTTCGCCTCCATTAGACGAACTGTTATTGGAGAATATCAAATTGGCCCGTTTCACCAAGCCAACTCCGGTGCAAAAGTACTCCGTTCCTATCGTTGCTAATGGTAGAGATTTGATGGCCTGTGCTCAAACTGGTTCCGGTAAGACCGGTGGGTTCTTATTCCCAGTTTTGTCTGAATCTTTCAAGACCGGGCCATCTCCTCAACCAGAGTCCCAAGGATCcttttatcaaagaaaggCCTATCCAACTGCCGTTATCATGGCACCAACTAGAGAGTTGGCCactcaaatttttgatgaagCCAAGAAGTTTACTTACAGATCATGGGTAAAAGCTTGTGTTGTGTACGGTGGTTCTCCAATCGGTAACCAGTTGAGAGAAATCGAACGTGGTTGCGATCTTTTGGTTGCTACTCCAGGTCGTTTGAACGATTTGTTAGAACGTGGTAAGATCTCCTTGGTCAACGTCAAATACTTGGTTTTAGATGAAGCCGATAGAATGTTGGATATGGGTTTCGAGCCTCAAATCAGACACATTGTCGAAGACTGTGATATGACTCCTGTCGGCGATAGACAAACCCTGATGTTCTCGGCCACTTTCCCTGCTGATATCCAACATTTGGCTCGTGATTTCTTAAGCGACTACATCTTTTTGTCTGTCGGTAGAGTCGGTTCCACCTCAGAAAACATTACTCAAAAAGTCTTATACGTCGAAAATCAAGATAAAAAATCAGCCCTATTGGATCTATTATCTGCTTCCACTGATGGTTTGACTTTGATCTTTGTTGAAACTAAAAGAATGGCCGATCAATTGACCGATTTCTTAATTATGCAAAACTTCAGAGCTACCGCCATCCATGGTGACCGTACCCAGTCTGAAAGAGAACGTGCCTTGGCCGCTTTCAGATCTGGTGCTGCTTCTCTATTAGTTGCTACAGCTGTTGCAGCTAGAGGTTTAGATATTCCAAATGTCACCCATGTTATCAATTACGATTTGCCAAGTGATGTTGATGACTACGTCCATAGAATTGGTAGAACTGGTCGTGCCGGTAACACCGGTCTTGCCACTGCTTTTTTCAACAGTGAGAATAGTAACCTTGTAAAAGGTTTGCACGAAATTTTGACTGAAGCTAACCAAGAAGTTCcatcatttttgaaagacgCTATGATGAGTGCTCCAGGTAGCAGAAGCAACAGCCGTAGAGGTGGTTTCGGTcgcaacaacaacagagATTACCGTAAGGCTGGTGGCGCTAGCGCAGGCGGCTGGGGTGCTCCAAGAAGCAGAGATAACTCTTTTAGAGGTGGTAGTGGCTGGGGTAGCGATTCCAAGTCTTCTGGCTGGGGTAACAGCGGTGGCTCTTCAAACAACTCTTCTTGGTGGTGA
- the MRM1 gene encoding Mrm1p (similar to Saccharomyces cerevisiae MRM1 (YOR201C); ancestral locus Anc_8.611) — translation MTILTNAVFKRYLAVGPSVQQALKTRAKKKSSSFDKFFPQQNSTRKKQWETLNEDKASWFRRKFAHVHAREKGHEADPYGKKKAHVDKLREIKNQAKIDQKRHKSKFHSKNTVQKLMNDNPFFEYVYGTNSVYAALLNPKRSSHSRLLYHGTIPSKILQQADELKIKTESVDKHRLNLLTNYGVHNNIALETKPLQPMEIVYLGDVDTSSAELTVHEFSFNNEDIAHELPYSTKSDFKNFPLGLYLDEITDPHNIGAIIRSAYFLGADFIVMSRKNCSPLTPVVSKTSSGGLELLPIFYVDKPLEFFTKSQEMGGWTFITSHLSDATAEKYTTGKTLSVPDLNGICSELPVVLVVGNESQGVRTNLKMRSDFFVEIHFGGSKIRDRAQEPIVDSLNVSVATALLINNILTCK, via the coding sequence ATGACTATTCTCACTAATGCGGTGTTCAAAAGATACCTGGCGGTGGGGCCTAGCGTCCAGCAAGCTCTTAAGACAAGAGCTAAGAAAAAGTCGTCATCTTTCGACAAGTTTTTCCCGCAGCAGAATAGTACCAGAAAGAAACAGTGGGAAACGTTGAATGAGGACAAAGCCTCGTGGTTTAGGAGGAAGTTTGCTCATGTGCATGCCAGGGAAAAGGGCCATGAAGCAGATCCATatgggaagaaaaaggcCCACGTTGACAAGTTAAGGGAGATCAAGAACCAGGCCAAAATAGACCAAAAAAGGCATAAATCCAAGTTTCACAGCAAGAATACTGTTCAGAAGCTCATGAATGACAACCCTTTCTTTGAGTATGTCTATGGTACGAACAGTGTTTATGCAGCGTTATTGAACCCAAAGAGAAGTTCTCATTCTCGACTATTGTACCATGGCACTATCCCTAGTAAGATTTTGCAGCAAGCCGATGAACTGAAGATTAAGACGGAGTCAGTGGACAAACACAGATTGAACTTGTTGACCAATTACGGGGTACACAATAACATTGCTCTCGAAACGAAACCCCTGCAACCTATGGAGATCGTATATTTAGGAGACGTAGACACTAGCTCAGCAGAGCTGACCGTTCACGAGTTCAGTTTTAACAACGAAGACATTGCACATGAACTGCCCTATAGTACGAAATCAGATTTTAAGAACTTTCCACTGGGATTGTATCTGGACGAAATCACTGACCCACATAACATTGGGGCTATTATTCGAAGTGCGTACTTCTTAGGAGCGGACTTTATTGTCATGTCGAGGAAGAACTGTTCTCCCTTGACACCTGTAGTATCCAAGACAAGTAGCGGTGGCCTCGAGCTTCTGCCTATATTTTACGTAGATAAACCTCTGGAATTTTTCACCAAGTCACAAGAAATGGGTGGTTGGACATTTATTACAAGCCACTTATCTGATGCTACTGCAGAAAAGTACACCACTGGGAAAACTCTCAGTGTGCCAGATTTGAATGGGATATGTAGTGAGCTTCCGGTTGTGCTTGTGGTAGGGAACGAAAGTCAGGGCGTACGAACGAATCTGAAGATGAGGAGTGACTTTTTTGTCGAAATACACTTTGGCGGCTCCAAGATACGCGACCGGGCCCAAGAGCCAATTGTTGATTCGCTAAACGTGAGTGTGGCTACTGCATTATTGATAAATAATATCCTGACCTGTAAATAA
- the SLK19 gene encoding Slk19p (similar to Saccharomyces cerevisiae SLK19 (YOR195W); ancestral locus Anc_8.604) codes for MDELPTTPVRLILGQSQQHERESENRLKERNSRSFHSLSNADIPAESNSSFISPGSSQFVVHPQESLNQKEDLQEDSDLSIDYGRTPARNNNNNTNPLEKIDINKMFDDDKSDVGLNHDNENANRTDKHVLELNYSPIRVEMNSPEKQSDKGTDKDENDKESSHINKKLKLQLESVPDLKQISTEGAAKDKEEIMSSPMAIDMIDTNISPNKFIMNDGVARNDSFNINTDKLNLENEINEKQEEEDFIKSNSNNAVNTDNDDNDKEYEENDITNSHINRLTPLYETSVRDLNYNENERNHCGDDSKLDVRHDNFQIVARRNEELTDQIYHLNQKVNTLISQNESISFQYEKLNKNHQQLIDSSNEKVEKLSTERENNISKVEKFKKRIKELNTEIKVLNSNQKILQEKYDDSITDLNNLRSEHENTVNTLHINEKNLNEKNVELENVKEELRTNVDKLSEYQAMVNELNSCITELNDKIESTNIVLKSKETELDNLKLSLKETLSISKDFNDSELVTQLNELISTKNSLQLELNDLNNLNSDNLKTLQDKLIENENTLRLKDAEMDSLNNELNELKKQIASKDDEFKIWQSKYENVEDEAKIRNAEVTELNRDIDDLRESNLHLQETITELENKVHDLENEYDLEKENFEKTSLELESLQLKNSNIQAEHIKELENLHENLMSLQNELKFSSDRIATLTKENEILKEQNNSNNNSVTLSNNQKDKDDEQIKLLRKQLQDWKEKYEAKEKDTNKRLKLLAEDLYIQYSSKHEQKVKLLKKGYENKFQSKFDQLNLENKSLSEEIEQLKKQLDSERKEKQDLLKLLENEKK; via the coding sequence ATGGACGAATTGCCTACTACTCCGGTTAGGCTTATTTTAGGGCAGTCTCAACAACACGAACGGGAATCAGAAAACCGTTTGAAGGAACGCAATTCACGCTCATTTCATTCTCTTTCAAATGCAGATATTCCAGCTGAATCAAACTCCAGCTTTATTTCGCCTGGATCCTCTCAGTTTGTTGTACATCCTCAAGAATCGCTGAATCAGAAGGAAGATCTCCAAGAAGATTCGGACCTCTCGATTGATTATGGTAGAACACCTGCTCgtaacaacaataataacaccAATCCACTAGAGAAGATCGACATAAACAAAAtgtttgatgatgataaatcTGATGTAGGCCTCAAtcatgataatgaaaatgcCAATAGGACTGATAAACATGTCCTTGAATTGAATTATTCTCCCATCAGAGTTGAAATGAACTCTCCAGAAAAGCAAAGCGACAAAGGTACagataaagatgaaaatgataaagaaagtagtcatataaataaaaaactgAAATTGCAGCTAGAATCGGTACCtgatttgaaacaaatctCCACTGAAGGTGCTGCTAaggataaagaagaaataatgTCATCACCCATGGCAATTGATATGATTGATACAAATATAAGTCCGAATAAATTTATAATGAACGATGGAGTTGCAAGAAACGATAGTTTCAACATTAATACGGATAAACTCAACctagaaaatgaaatcaatgAGAAACAGGAAGAGGAGGATTTTATAAAATCGAACAGCAACAATGCTGTTAATactgataatgatgataacgACAAGGAGTacgaagaaaatgatataaCAAACTCCCATATAAACAGACTCACACCTTTGTATGAGACTTCTGTAAGGGACTTGaattataatgaaaatgaaaggaATCACTGCGGTGATGATAGTAAACTTGATGTGAGACATGATAATTTTCAGATTGTTGCGAGAAGAAACGAGGAACTAACTGACCAAATATACCATCTAAATCAAAAGGTGAACACTTTGATTTCCCAAAATGAATCAATATCTTTTCAgtatgaaaaattaaacaaaaatcaCCAACAGTTAATAGATTCATCAAATGAAAAGGTTGAGAAGCTAAGTACTGAAAGGGAGAACAACATTAGCAaggtagaaaaattcaagaaaaggatCAAAGAGTTGAATACGGAAATCAAGGTATTGAACTCCAACCAGAAAATActgcaagaaaaatatgatgattCAATTACTGATTTAAATAATTTAAGGAGCGAGCATGAAAACACTGTTAACACTTTGCATataaatgagaaaaatttaaatgAGAAGAATGTAGAGCTAGAGAACGTGAAGGAGGAATTAAGAACTAATGTTGATAAATTATCCGAATATCAAGCCATGGTGAATGAATTGAACTCTTGCATTACGGAACTGAACGATAAGATTGAATCTACCAACATTGTTTTGAAGTCTAAAGAAACAGAATTAGATAATTTAAAATTAAGCTTAAAAGAAACCTTATCGATTTCTAAAGATTTTAATGACTCAGAGCTTGTAACACAACTCAATGAACTAATATCTACAAAGAATAGCTTACAACTTGAACTAAATGATTTGAATAACCTTAATAGTGATAATTTGAAGACATTACAAGATaaattgattgaaaatgaGAACACATTAAGACTGAAAGATGCCGAGATGGATTCGTTGAATAATGAATTGAATgagttgaaaaaacaaatcGCTTCgaaagatgatgaatttaAGATATGGCAGAGCAAGTACGAAAACGTAGAAGATGAAGCTAAAATACGTAATGCTGAAGTTACGGAGTTAAACAGAGATATTGACGATTTGAGAGAATCTAACTTGCATTTACAGGAAACGATTACCGAACTAGAAAATAAAGTCCATGACTTGGAAAATGAATATGACttggagaaagaaaacttcGAGAAGACTTCATTAGAATTAGAGAGCCTACAATTAAAGAACAGTAACATTCAAGCTGAGCATATCAAAGAATTAGAAAATCTTCATGAGAACCTTATGTCACTTCAAAATGAgttaaaattttcttccgACAGAATAGCGACCTTAacgaaagaaaatgaaatattgaaGGAACAAAAtaacagtaataataacagtGTTACTTTAAGCAATAATCAAAAGgataaagatgatgaaCAAATCAAGTTACTGAGGAAACAACTACAAgattggaaagaaaaatatgaggcgaaagaaaaagacacAAATAAAAGGTTAAAGTTATTAGCAGAAGATTTATATATCCAGTATTCGTCTAAACACGAACAAAAGGTCaagctattgaaaaaaggttatgaaaataaattTCAGAGCAAATTTGACCAGCTGaatttagaaaataaatcactatcagaagaaattgagcAACTAAAGAAGCAATTGGAttctgaaagaaaagaaaaacaggATTTACTCAAACTATtagaaaatgagaaaaaataa
- the BFR1 gene encoding Bfr1p (similar to Saccharomyces cerevisiae BFR1 (YOR198C); ancestral locus Anc_8.609): MSSQQHKFKRPDVSVRDKKLDTLNAQLKKIDTEIGLIRKQVDQHQVNDTTQQERKKLQDKSKEIIKIQADLKNRRSNIHDSIKQLDAQIKRKNNQIEEKLGKKAKFSSTAEAKQRINEIEESIASGDLSLVQEKLLVKEMQSLNKLIKDLVNIEPIRKSVDADKAKINQLKEELNGLNSKEISNQFEENQQKLNDIHSKTQGVYDKRQTLFNKRTALYKKRDELYSQIRQIRADFDNEFKSFRAKLDKERLKREEEQKLSKLLEQKDVDMGKLQEKLTHAKIPAFTYEIGAIENSLLVLDPTYVKPKKNILADLSDNVMETKPARKVVADDLVLVTPKKDDFVNVAPSKSKKYKKKNQQKNTQTEQTASIFNKVDGKFTLEPTLIATLAELDVTVPINNDDVKVTVEQLKKKHEELSSKQEEQTKQNIESVEKEIEKLNLDYANKEQQVKKELEEKRLKEQEESEREKEN; encoded by the coding sequence ATGTCTTCCCAACAACACAAGTTCAAACGTCCAGATGTTTCTGTTAGAGACAAGAAATTGGACACTCTTAACGctcaattgaagaaaattgataCTGAAATTGGTTTAATTAGAAAACAAGTCGACCAACACCAGGTAAACGATACCACTCAACAAGAGCGCAAGAAGTTGCAAGATAAGAGCaaagaaattatcaaaattcAAGCCGACTTGAAAAACCGTAGAAGCAACATTCACGATTCTATCAAGCAATTGGACGCTCAaatcaagagaaaaaacaatcaaattGAGGAAAAATTAGGTAAAAAGGCTAAGTTTTCCTCCACTGCAGAGGCAAAACAAAGAATCAATGAGATTGAAGAGTCTATTGCGTCTGGTGATCTTTCTTtggttcaagaaaaattattagTCAAAGAAATGCAATCTTTAAATAAATTGATCAAAGATTTAGTTAACATTGAGCCAATTAGAAAGTCCGTTGATGCTGACAAGGCTAAAATCAACCAGCTTAAGGAAGAATTGAATGGATTGAACTCAAAAGAGATTTCTAATCAATTCGAAGAGAATCAACAAAAACTGAACGATATTCACTCAAAGACTCAAGGTGTTTACGACAAAAGACAGACTTTATTCAACAAACGTACTGCCTTATACAAGAAACGTGATGAATTATACAGTCAAATTAGACAAATAAGAGCTGATTTTGACAATGAATTCAAATCCTTCAGGGCTAAATTGGACAAGGAACGTTTGAAAcgtgaagaagaacaaaagttATCCAAACTTTTGGAACAGAAGGATGTTGACATGGGCAAACTGCAAGAAAAGTTGACTCACGCCAAAATTCCAGCCTTCACTTATGAAATTGGTGCCATTGAAAATTCGTTGCTTGTCTTAGACCCAACTTATGTGAAGCCCAAGAAAAACATTCTGGCCGATCTAAGTGACAATGTTATGGAAACCAAACCTGCCAGAAAAGTTGTTGCTGATGATTTGGTTTTGGTCACACCAAAGAAGGATGATTTCGTTAATGTTGCACCATCCAAATCCAAGAAatacaagaagaagaaccagCAAAAGAACACTCAAACCGAGCAAACCGCTTCcattttcaacaaagtCGACGGTAAGTTTACATTGGAGCCAACGCTAATTGCTACTTTGGCTGAATTGGACGTCACTGTTCCAATTAACAATGATGATGTAAAGGTCACCGTTgaacaattgaagaagaaacatgAAGAACTTTCATCGAAGCAAGAGGaacaaacaaaacaaaacattgAATCTgtggaaaaggaaattgaaaagttaAATCTTGACTATGCCAATAAAGAACAACAAgtaaaaaaggaattggaagaaaaaagattaAAGGAACAGGAAGAAtctgaaagagaaaaggaaaactgA
- the LIP5 gene encoding lipoate synthase (similar to Saccharomyces cerevisiae LIP5 (YOR196C); ancestral locus Anc_8.606), which yields MYRQTVEVLSVGRNTRWVSSTIRRATSATPVVRSNGLNTDSDNADIRVPVGNSTQVENVTSQLTDDSSGKKRRGNRKRITEFKDALNLGPSFADFVSGKASNMILDPLERARQNSEEAKKLPRWLKVPIPKGTNYHKLKGDVKELKLSTVCEEARCPNIGECWGGKDKSKATATIMLLGDTCTRGCRFCSVKTNRTPSRPDPMEPENTAEAIKRWGLGYVVLTTVDRDDLIDGGANHLAETVRRIKQKAPKTLVETLSGDFRGDLKMVDVMAQSGLDVYAHNLETVELLTPHVRDRRATYRQSLSVLKRAKATVPSLITKTSIMLGLGETDEQIIQTLKDLRDIQCDVVTFGQYMRPTKRHMKVVEYVKPEKFDYWKEKALEMGFSYCASGPLVRSSYKAGEAFIENVLNKRNMK from the coding sequence ATGTATAGACAAACTGTTGAGGTACTATCTGTTGGGAGAAATACAAGATGGGTTTCATCGACTATTAGGCGTGCAACAAGTGCAACTCCGGTAGTAAGATCTAATGGACTAAATACTGATTCAGATAATGCTGATATTAGGGTTCCAGTTGGAAACTCAACTCAGGTTGAAAATGTAACAAGTCAGTTAACAGATGATTCTTCGGGGAAGAAACGCAGGGGCAACAGAAAAAGGATTACAGAGTTTAAGGATGCTCTTAATTTAGGTCCATCTTTTGCGGACTTTGTTTCAGGAAAGGCTTCAAACATGATCTTGGATCCTCTAGAGAGGGCAAGACAGAATTCAGAGGAAGCCAAGAAACTGCCTCGTTGGCTTAAGGTCCCTATCCCTAAAGGTACCAATTATCATAAACTGAAGGGTGATGTGAAAGAATTGAAGCTAAGTACTGTTTGCGAAGAGGCGAGATGCCCCAATATTGGTGAATGTTGGGGAGGGAAAGATAAGTCTAAggcaacagcaacaattATGCTACTAGGTGACACCTGCACTCGTGGGTGTAGGTTTTGCTCTGTGAAGACCAATAGAACGCCTAGTAGACCAGACCCGATGGAACCCGAAAATACTGCCGAAGCTATCAAAAGATGGGGGTTAGGTTATGTTGTGCTAACTACCGTAGATAGAGACGATTTGATTGATGGTGGTGCCAATCATTTGGCTGAAACGGTTCGCAGAATTAAGCAGAAGGCACCAAAGACCCTCGTGGAGACTCTTTCTGGTGATTTTAGAGGTGATTTAAAGATGGTGGACGTCATGGCACAAAGTGGACTTGATGTCTACGCACATAATTTAGAGACAGTAGAACTACTAACACCGCATGTCAGAGACAGGAGGGCTACTTATAGACAGTCTTTGAGTGTCCTAAAAAGGGCAAAAGCTACAGTTCCATCACTAATTACTAAAACCTCAATTATGCTGGGTTTGGGAGAAACTGATGAGCAAATAATCCAAACTTTAAAGGATTTACGTGATATCCAATGTGATGTTGTTACGTTTGGTCAGTATATGAGGCCAACCAAAAGACATATGAAAGTTGTAGAATACGTAAAACCTGAAAAGTTTGACtattggaaagaaaaggcTTTAGAAATGGGATTCTCGTATTGTGCTTCTGGACCTCTAGTAAGATCTTCCTATAAGGCTGGTGAAGCATTTATCGAAAATGttttaaataaaagaaacatGAAATAG
- the MCA1 gene encoding Ca(2+)-dependent cysteine protease MCA1 (similar to Saccharomyces cerevisiae MCA1 (YOR197W); ancestral locus Anc_8.608), whose translation MYPGSGRYTYNNTDSNNGYQRPMAPPPGQQYGQRYGQQNDQQYNQQYAPPPGPPPRNYNRPVYPPPQFQQEQAEAQLSNGYNNPNLTASNMYGPPQNMSLPPPQTQTIQGVDQQYQYSQCTGRRKALIIGINYIGSRNQLRGCINDAHNIFNFLTNGYGYKSDDIVILTDDQNDLVRVPTRANMIRAMQWLVKGAQPNDSLFLHYSGHGGQTEDLDGDEEDGMDDVIYPVDFETQGPIIDDEMHDIMVKPLQQGVRLTALFDSCHSGTVLDLPYTYSTKGIIKEPNIWKDVGQDGLQAAISYATGNRAALMGSLGSIFKTVKGGMGNNVDRERIKQIKFSPADVVMLSGSKDNQTSADAVEDGQNTGAMSHAFIKVMTLQPQQSYLSLLQNMRKELAAKYSQKPQLSSSHPIDVNLQFIM comes from the coding sequence ATGTATCCAGGCAGTGGACGTTACACCTATAATAATACTGATAGCAATAATGGGTATCAACGTCCCATGGCACCTCCTCCTGGCCAACAATATGGGCAGCGATATGGGCAACAAAATGATCAGCAATATAACCAGCAATATGCTCCTCCTCCGGGTCCTCCGCCTAGGAACTATAACAGGCCTGTGTACCCTCCTCCTCAGTTTCAACAGGAACAAGCAGAGGCCCAGTTAAGCAACGGTTACAACAATCCTAATTTAACCGCATCTAATATGTATGGCCCTCCCCAGAATATGTCGCTTCCTCCACCCCAAACACAAACTATTCAGGGCGTAGACCAGCAATATCAGTATTCCCAATGTACTGGGCGCAGAAAAGCTTTGATTATCGGTATCAACTACATAGGTTCGAGAAATCAGCTACGTGGTTGTATCAATGATGCTCATaacatcttcaattttctgACTAATGGGTACGGTTATAAGTCAGATGACATTGTCATATTAACAGATGATCAAAACGATTTGGTTAGGGTTCCTACCAGGGCTAATATGATCAGAGCCATGCAATGGTTGGTTAAGGGTGCACAACCCAACGATTCTTTGTTCCTTCATTACTCTGGACATGGTGGACAGACCGAGGATTTAGATGGAGACGAAGAAGACGGGATGGATGATGTTATATATCCGgttgattttgaaactcAAGGACCCATTATCGACGACGAAATGCACGATATAATGGTGAAGCCCTTACAACAGGGTGTTAGACTGACGGCCTTGTTCGATTCCTGTCATTCAGGTACAGTATTGGATCTGCCATATACATATTCCACTAAGGGGATTATCAAGGAACCCAATATTTGGAAGGATGTAGGCCAGGATGGGCTTCAGGCTGCCATTTCATATGCTACAGGAAACAGGGCTGCTTTAATGGGATCTTTAGGTTCTATATTCAAGACCGTCAAGGGGGGCATGGGCAACAATGTGGATAGAGAGCGCATCAAGCAGATTAAATTCTCGCCCGCAGATGTGGTCATGTTGTCGGGCTCCAAAGATAATCAAACTTCTGCTGATGCTGTCGAAGATGGTCAAAACACAGGTGCCATGTCGCACGCCTTTATCAAGGTGATGACTTTACAACCCCAGCAATCCTATTTGTCTCTTTTGCAAAACATGAGAAAGGAATTAGCTGCAAAGTATTCTCAAAAACCACAATTGTCATCGTCACATCCCATTGACGTCAATTTGCAATTCATTATGTAA
- the HIS3 gene encoding imidazoleglycerol-phosphate dehydratase HIS3 (similar to Saccharomyces cerevisiae HIS3 (YOR202W); ancestral locus Anc_8.612), with amino-acid sequence MTEQKALVTRITNETKIQIAISLKGGPLTLEHSIFPEKEIEAVAEQATQAQVINVHTGVGFLDHMVHALAKHAGWSLIVECIGDLHIDDHHTTEDCGIALGQAFKQALGAVRGVKRFGTGFAPLDEALSRAVVDLSNRPYAVIELGLQREKIGDLSCEMIPHFLESFAEASRITLHVDCLRGKNDHHRSESAFKALAVAIREATSSNGTNDVPSTKGVLM; translated from the coding sequence ATGACGGAACAAAAGGCCCTAGTGACGCGCATTACAAATGAAACAAAGATCCAGATCGCGATCTCTCTAAAGGGTGGTCCGCTAACGCTGGAACACTCGATTTTTCCAGAAAAGGAGATAGAAGCTGTCGCAGAGCAGGCTACGCAAGCGCAAGTAATTAACGTTCATACAGGCGTAGGATTTCTGGACCACATGGTACATGCTCTGGCCAAGCATGCCGGCTGGTCGCTAATCGTCGAGTGCATTGGCGACTTACACATAGACGACCACCACACCACTGAAGACTGCGGGATTGCCCTCGGTCAAGCTTTCAAACAGGCCCTAGGAGCCGTGCGTGGTGTAAAACGGTTTGGTACAGGATTTGCACCCTTAGACGAGGCGCTTTCCAGGGCAGTGGTAGATCTTTCAAACAGGCCCTACGCAGTCATTGAACTTGGTTTGCAAAGAGAGAAGATAGGCGATCTCTCTTGCGAGATGATCCCACACTTTCTCGAGAGCTTTGCAGAGGCTAGCAGAATCACCCTGCACGTAGACTGCCTGCGAGGCAAAAATGACCACCACCGTAGTGAGAGCGCTTTCAAGGCTCTCGCGGTAGCCATCAGAGAAGCGACCTCATCCAATGGCACAAACGATGTGCCTTCTACTAAAGGTGTTCTTATGTAA